From Nitrospirota bacterium, the proteins below share one genomic window:
- the atpF gene encoding F0F1 ATP synthase subunit B: protein MRKSEVRRQKSEVKAKKYLLLVFCLLLSVICILSSAAAFASEGGEHAEQAFTWKDWFWPVINFAFLVAILVYFARKPFAEYFKKRTELIEKSLKEATEAKELAQKTLNEVRARLGNTDREIEEIIASAKKAGEKEKELIIAEGEKMKEKILEQAKTNIDFELQKAKDKLKSEAAAMALDLAEKQIKEKLGQKEQEALINDYIKRLEAKN from the coding sequence GAAGACAGAAGTCAGAAGTAAAGGCAAAAAAATATCTACTGCTGGTGTTCTGTCTTCTGTTGTCTGTCATCTGTATTCTGTCCTCTGCAGCGGCATTTGCCTCCGAAGGCGGAGAGCACGCGGAACAGGCATTCACCTGGAAGGACTGGTTCTGGCCGGTCATTAATTTCGCGTTTCTCGTGGCCATACTTGTTTATTTTGCGCGTAAACCTTTTGCGGAATATTTCAAAAAGCGCACAGAGCTGATCGAAAAGTCTCTCAAGGAAGCGACAGAGGCAAAAGAGCTTGCGCAGAAGACGCTCAATGAGGTCCGCGCAAGGCTCGGAAATACAGACCGTGAGATAGAAGAAATAATTGCCTCCGCGAAAAAGGCGGGAGAGAAGGAAAAAGAATTGATCATTGCCGAGGGAGAGAAGATGAAGGAGAAGATCCTCGAACAGGCAAAGACGAATATTGATTTCGAGCTTCAGAAGGCAAAAGACAAATTAAAATCCGAGGCTGCGGCGATGGCGCTGGACCTTGCGGAGAAACAGATAAAAGAAAAACTCGGGCAGAAAGAGCAGGAAGCTTTAATAAACGATTATATAAAAAGGCTTGAGGCTAAGAATTGA